The Bradyrhizobium barranii subsp. barranii genome segment TAGAGCCTCCATACTCAGCTTAATCTGATTTGCCTCTTGCTCATAATATTCGATTGCGGTTGCTTGAATCAGAAGACTGCTTCCTGCGCGATACTCAACTTCATACGAAGCGGGAATGCCTCGGCCTCGCTGACCGATCTTCCTAATCACTCGATATGAGCGCCCCCACAAAGGATGGTGGGGGTCCCCAACCTCGACCACCTCCGGAAATGATTCGTCAGACTCACTATCAGGGACATTCCTCAATCCCCTCGTTTGAAGGGCTGAACTGGAAGCGAGTGGGCGAACGGATTGTCGCGACGCCAGCTGCGGCGAACTGACTCAGACCCGACAACCTGTTTCGCGCGGGGCTTTGGGATGATAGCTTGCGGATGTGCCGCCGTCCCCCATTGATCCCGCCCGTCTTGCAGCGCTGCCCGCCGATGTGCGCGCGCTCTTCCGCGCGCAGGAAGCGATGATTGAAGCCGAGCGTCGTCGCGCAGACGATGAATGCTCGGCGCGCCTTCATGTCGAGAGTGAACTGGCTGCGTCCAAAGAGAGCGTCGAACGCCTCGAACTGCTCGTGAAGGAGTACGAGCGCGCACGTTTCGGTAAACGCTCGGAGAAGTTCAATCCCGATCAGATGCAACTGGTTCTCGAGGACATCGAGATTGCCATCGCCGAAGTCCAGGAACGCCAGGACGATCGTGCGCGCCGCGCCGGCACGGCGCCGTCCAGCCGCCGGACCAGGCGCGCTGCCCGTGCCTTTCCCGCGCACCTGCCGCGCATCGAGCAGGTGATCGAACCCGAGAACCTCGAGTGTCCCTGCGGCTGCGGCCGGATGGTCCAGATCGGCGAGGATCGCTCCCGCCGTCTCGATGTCATGGCCGCCCAGTATCGTGTGATCGAGACGGTGCGACCGCGCTACGCCTGCGCAAAGGGCTGCACCGGTGTTGCTCAGGCGCCGGCGCCCGCCCATCTCGTGGAGGGTGGCATCCCCACCGAGGCGCTGCTGGCGCAGGTGGCGGTCGCCAAGTTCAGCGAGCACATGCCACTCTATCGTCAGTCGCAGGTTCTGGCTCGGCATGGCATCTTCATCGATCGCGCCGTTCTGGCAGACTGGATGGGAACGGTCGCCTTCCACCTCGCGCCGCTGGTCGAGCGCATGAGCGTCGTGATGAAGCAATCGGGCCGCTTGTTCATAGACGAGACCAGGGCGCCTGTGCTCGATCCGGGCCGGGGCCGAACGAAGACCGGCTATCTGTGGGCTGTCCTGCGCGACGATCGCGGCCACGGCGGCGCTGATCCACCAATCGTGGTCTACCACTACGCGCCAGGACGCGGTGGTGACCATGCTGAGCGCATCCTCGAGGGCTTCGACGGCATCCTTCAGGTCGACGGATACCAGGGCTATCATCGGCTCGCACGGCCCAAGCGCAAAGGCGGCGTGCCGCTGCGGCTGGCCGCATGTTGGTCCCACTCAAGGCGCAAGATCATCGCAGCGACTCCGAAAGCCGGCTCACCCATCGCCGAAGCCGTTCTCGCGCGCATCGCCGCACTCTATGCGATCGAGAAGGAGATCCGTGGCGCCGACGCCCCGGCTCGGCAAACGACCCGTAACGAGCGATCACGGCCGCTCGTCGCTGAACTCGAGAGGTTTCTGCGCGAGCAAGCCGCTCGCCTGTCGCCGGGCAGCGAGATGGGCAAGGCGATCGCCTATCTCCTGAACCATTGGGATGGCCTCACCTTGTTTCTCGACGATGGTTGCGTTGAGATGGACACCAATCCCGTCGAAAATCAAATCAGGCCGCTGACTCTGACGCGTAAAAATAGTTTATTTGCTGGTCACGACGAAGGTGGTCGTTCATGGGCGCGCATAGCTTCGCTCATCGCCACCTGCAAAATCAACAGCGTGGAGCCCTACGTCTGGATGAAAGCGACGCTCAAGGCGATCGCAACCGGTCACCCGCAGTCCCGGATCGACGAGCTCCTGCCCTGGTCGTTCGGCCGCACCTCGTAATTCTCCGTCGTTGCCGCCTCCATACCCCCCGTCAACGATTTGCAAACACGTTGATCAACAGACTGCAATCCCCACGCCAAACCTTTGCGAATGGGACGCGAACGTCGCTTACCGTTGTTCGATTCTGCATGCCCGGTCAGGACGCCGTCCATTGGCCATCGCGAGGCCATCACAAATCGATCAAGCTTAACGTCGCCGCGTTAGCGGACGCACTCGACAAACTTTTTGGAGACGACAAGTAATGGCCCCGTTGAAGACGAAAACCACCGACGAATTCCGCGTCCCCAGCCTCGCGGAGTCGGATCCATCCTACGGCGCGCTCGTCGCCAAGCAGACCGAGCTGCATAACCGCTACATCAAACTGCGCGACGAGCGCTCAAAACTCAGTCGCGAAATTGAAGCTGAGAAAGCGGCTGGCGGTCAGCGTGTCGCGCCCGACGTTGCGCGGCTTCTCGGGGATCCCGAAGACTCTGTTACGGGATTGTCGCAGCGCCTTCGCGAAGTTGCCACCGAGATGGGAAACATCGAGAGCGCGCAGGAAATTCTTCGACGTCGTATGGAAGAAGCGCGCGGTCGAGCCAGCGCGATAGTTTGTGCAACTGTGCGACCTGAGTACGATCGCCGCCTTGGTGTTCTGTGCAAGTTGCTGAGCGAGGTAGAAATCGCGCGCCAGTCGCACGATGAATTGCTTGACGATCTGGAGCGCGAAGACGTGGCGAAGAGTTATCTGCAGCCGGTGATTCCGTTCTTTCTTGGCGATCGGCATGATGGGAAAATTGCATATTACTTGAGGGAAGTACGGGAGGCTGGTCACAATGCTTGAGAAAGCCACCTCAAAGCGTGCGGGATCAACCAAGCAATCGCGACGCATCAAACTGCCCGGCAAGTCCGAAGCCTACGCCAGTACCGATCCCGTCGAGATTGCGCGCGAGTTGCGGGCGCAATCCAGGCTTGGCAAGCGCGAGGCCCGGCTCGCCGCCGCGGAGATGAAAGCGCGTGGCTGACGTGATCACAGGATTCGCTGTGGTGTTCGGGGATGAAACCGTCATCGCGGGCGAGTTTCGCGAAAGGATCGCTCCAGGCGCGTTCACTCGCACGCTGAAGGAAAAGCCGGATGTTGTGATGTTGCTTGATCATGATTCCGGTCGCGTACTGGGCAGGACGGCGGCTGCGACGCTTTCTCTGCGAGAGAATAGCGCTGGCCTGTACTTTGCTCTGACTGTCGATCCCTCAACGCCAGAAGGACAGACAGCACTCGGAACGGTTAGCCGGCAGGATATACGCGGCTGTAGCTTCGGATTTCGGGTGCGCGCCGAGGAGTGGCAGGACGGCGGTGACCGATTGCCGTTGCGGACAATTACAGATGTAGATCTGTTCGAGCTAACGCTGACGGCATTCCCCGCCTATCCAACGACCTCAGCGGCTATGCGCTCCACGGCCAACACCAACAACCAAGCAGCCCGGCGTCGCGTCGAAGCGAAGATGCGAAAGCGCAATATCCCGCTGGCGTGAGCCGGGTAGGGGGGTATGGAAAATCGCTCCCGCCGCCGTCCATAGCTACCGGCGGCCCCCCATCGCATTCGCCCGCGAGTCCCCGGTTGAATCGGTTGTCCCCCACCGCACGACCCATATTTGAAGGCCTTTTCAGGACATGAAGCACATTATTCCGAAGCACCTATCCGCGCCAACGCGGCGCTGGATCAAACAGATTTTGGCCGATTTCGATCTTGAATCGTTTCATTTTCGCCTCCTAACAAAGGCAGGTGAGGCCTGGGACCGCAGCGAACAGGCGCGCGAGCTTCTCGCGAAGGAGGGCATCACGACGCCGGATCGGTATGGCGTCGCCAAGACTCATCCCGCCATTGCCATCGAACGCGACTCCCGGCTGGCCTTTGCCAGGCTGCTGCGTGAGTTGGCGCTTGACGCGGCGGCGCCCGACAGCCGGCCGCCTCGCACCCCCGATTACGGGAGCCGCCGATAATGCCCGTGCGTAAACGAACCGAGAGGCGGCGCAACGCCGGCACTCTCGATGATTGGGAATGGGCGCTCGAAATGGGTTGGCCGTGCACGGGGGATCTGGATGGAATCTGCGAACTCGACGCGCAAGGCTACCCTGACCGAGAGGCGGCGCGCGACGCTTGGCAACGGTTCGGCGCGCAGATCATGGCCAGGTGGCGCGCGGAACATCCGAATGGATCGAGGTACGCCTGCTGGGGACTCGAACAGTTCGGTGAGCCACCATGCCGGTAAGGCCCGCAGGGCGCGCCAAGCGGCGCCGTTCCGCGCACATCACCCCGGAAGCCGTCGCGCTGTTTCGGCGGGGGATGCGCGCGCCACATGACCAGCACATCAGGATCGCCCTGGCCGCCGAGCTTGGCCGGAGCAAGTTCGCCGCCAGCCCGCTGGATCCCAAGCCGCAATCGTTGATCGGATGCGACCGCGAGCCGGCTGAGGTCGTGCTCGGGATTCGGGCGCAGCTGCTTAGTAAGATTAGAACAAAGGATTTCGAATGATTGATTGCAACAACACTACATCAGACGCGACCGAACCACCAACGAATCCAGTTGAAGGTTTTGTGTTCACGCCCGCCGGAAGCGACGTCGTTCAAGTCTGGCAAAAAATCAACGGCCAGTACGTGCGCATCGATGTTGCAGCTGCACGCCCTGATGAGGAAGCTTATATTGTCCACACCGCTTAATTCATACTCCACCGGCACTGTCGCAGTATCGGCGGACGGCACGACCGTTACCGGCACGAGCACCATTTGGTCCAGCGCCGGCAACGTCAAGCCTGGCGATCTATTCCAGAGCGGGCATTTTTGCGTTCCGATTACGGACGTCACAGACGACACGCACCTAACCATCACGCCCTGGCCGGGTTCGGCGCTGAGCGGCGCGTCGTACGTGGTCTGGAAAGTGTCGCAACAGCGCATCGTCGGCGAGACCTACGCGCGCGACGTCGACAAGGTGGTTGGTGCGCTCAACACGTCTGGCTTCTTCGTCTTCGTCGACGTCAGCCAGACCGTGCCGGATCCATCTCTCGGCGACGACGGGCAATACGCGTTCCAGCCGACGACGGGCAAGACCTGGGCGAAGGTTGCCGGCGTCTGGACCTATCTCGGCATTTATAAGGCGTTCCAGCTCAAGGGCGCGTGGAGCGGCGCGACCGCTTACGCGGCCAACGACGTCGTGACGCTGAGCGGGTCGAGCTACGCGTGCGTTCTCGACCACACCAATCATACGCCGCCGAATGCGACCTATTGGCAGTTGTTGGCTGCGAAGGGGGACACTGGCAGCCCCGGCCCGACCGGCGCAGGCTACGGCGGCACGTCGACGACGTCGCTCGCGATCGGCACCGGATGCAAGGCGTTCACCACGCAGGCCGGACTTGCTTATCAGAATGGCGCGCGCGTGCGCGCGACTGCGACCGCTGGCGCAACCGGGTGGGTTGAGGGTGTCGCGACCTATAGCGGGACGACGAGAGCTGGCCCCGCAAATTCGGACAGTAGCTTGAGTGGATTTTCTGCCTGACAGCGGCGAGGATTCTTGCTGCGAATCAGGAGCGAAGATGACGAAGAAGAGCCGCCGGACGCATTCTCCGGCATTCAAGGCGAAGGTTGCTTTGGCTGCGGTCAAAGGCGACAAGACACTGGCGGAGCTGGCGCAACTGTTTGATGTTCATCCGAACCAGATCACGATCTGGAAAAACCAGCTCCTGGAAGGCGCCGCCGGCGTGTTTGGGCATGACAAGACATCGGCCGAGACGCCGGTCGATTTGAAGGCGTTACATGCCAAGATCGGCGAGCTGGCGTTGGAAAACGATTTTTTGTCCGGCGCGCTCACCAAGGCGGGCCTGCTGAGCGCAAAGCGATGATCGACCGCGATCATGATCTTTCTATCGTGCGCCAGGCGAAGGTCCTGAAGCTGGCTCGCAGCACGGTCTACTATGAACCTCGGCCAGTTTCGGCCGAGGACCTTGCCTTGATGCGTCGGCTCGATGAGCTGCATCTCGATTATCCCTTCGCGGGAGCGCGTATGCTGCGATCGTTGCTGCGGCGGGAGGGCGTATACGCCGGTCGCCGCCACATCGCGACGCTGATGAAGCGCATGGGGATCGAGGCGGTCTATCGTCGCCCGAACACGAGCAAGCCGGCTCCGGGTCACAAGATCTACCCGTACCTGTTGCGCGGATTGAAGATCGAGCGGCCCGACCATGCGTGGGCAATGGACATCACCTACATTCCGATGCGGCGTGGCTTCGTCTATCTCGCGGCGGTCGTCGATGTGTTCAGCCGACGGGTCCTGGCCCATCGCGTCTCGATCACAATGGAGGCGGCCTTCTGCGTCGAAGCGGTCCAGGAGGCGTTGGCGAAGCACGGCAGGCCCGAGATTTTCAACACGGATCAGGGCAGCCAGTTCACCAGCCTCGAGTTCACCGATGTGCTGCTGGACGCGAAGATCGCCATCAGCATGGACGGCAAGGGCGCCTGGCGCGACAACGTGTTTGTCGAGCGGCTCTGGCGCACGGTCAAATACGAAGAAGTATATCTCCGCGCCTACGACAGCGTGTCCGAGGCGCGAGCGTCAATTGCCAAGTATCTGGCCTTCTACAATCAGGGACGCCCTCACTCGAGCCTTGACGGGCGCACGCCCGACGAGGCTTACTTCGGCACGCAAGCTATGGTGATGGCCGCATGACCGTCGCCGACGGTTTTGTCGTCGCTCTGGTCGGGCTACGCCCTCCCGACGCAACGACAAAACCGTAAAGCCCCGCGTTCAGCATAACCCGGCAGGAATCCACTTAAATCCAGCGGGGCGCTGTCCAAACAACCGGGGCCAGCTCTTCGAAAGTCGCGCACTACTTTTCATTTTTGAAAAATGGATAAGTTAAAACGATTGCCACGGTAGACGGTGTTCACCCGAACAACGCTGGCTCAGCTACGATGGCCACCATCATTTACAACGCCATGCAGCCAGCGGAGTGCCTTACTAGTAAAGTTCTACCACGGCCAAGCGCTGGCGCCTCCGCGCGGCGCATCAGGGTTGTCCCTTCGCCATTGGATCAGCGCGCTCTTGAAGCATGAAGCGTATGGATTGCCCGACTCAACGCCTTTGCAGGCAGCCGTCGCACGAGCCACTTCCGCGGAGCTCCACCACTCGGGGGCGTTCGATGTCGCGGTCATGGATATCCCGATGAGCGAAATCACCATGGCGGCGTACCACCATAGGCGCTCGTTTTTCAGTATCCGCACCGCAGAATCCTCCGGCCGCGCAGCCTACTCCGCCACAACCGCTCCGTGCAAGCCCGCCATATAGCTACTTGACGCGCGCCGCAAATTGATCCTGCGGCTGAATCGCCACCCAGCCACTACTAAGGAGATGTCTCCCAGGGAGGATCATTGCCCAACGACGACTTTCAACGACAAATCGGCCAGTTGCCGATCAAACTTAAACGCCAACTCGCGACGGCGCTGCCTGCGATCCGAGCCTGATCGCCAAATCACTGGCTACGACCAGTCCTGGTAGTTGCTCTAGGGCATTCGTCCGGAGGATACGTTGCCCTGGTCAGCTTCTCCCTCCCTTGAGGCTGACCGGGCGAAGTTAGCGGCGCGTGATAGGGACAGCGCTTTATCTCCAAACGAGGCGCCGAGTCACGTTGCCGCTAACGTTCCCGCTGTTTAGGTCGCGCGGCTGCCACCGTGAGCCCGGTGTGATCCTTTAGGCTATCGATTACCTTGAGCGCGGCTTCGAGTTCATCTCGAAGATGCTTCGTAATCCGCAGAACGCCGCTCGCGAGCTCCTCGCGGCTGATATCTGCACCGTGAGCAACTTTTTCTTCGAGGTCGCGTATAGCTTCGTCGATCTTGTGCAGCGAGAGTGTGCTAGGCATCATCCGGCTCCGTCCTGATTAAGGGGCCGGCATCCGCCGACCACAGCGTAAAAATGCGTCCGCTACACGGTTGAGTAAAGCGGGTGGCGTTGCGGGAAAATCTGTCCCCATCTCGCGTCTGAGCGCCTCGAATTCGGATAAGGTCGAAAGAGGGCAATCCGCCACCGCGTCCATTTTTGAGCAGATAACTTCAACCCGGGATCGCCAATCGGCCATCTGTTCTTCAGTTCGCTGTGGCGCGTACGTGTCTTCTGCCGGTGTATGGCTTGTCCTACGGACGTAGTCCGTGAATGCTTGGATTGCCGCTACCACTTCGGTCCTAGGCACGGCGGCTACTCCTATGAGGCGGAGCCAGCTCGAACAGTTGCAGGCCGAGCACTTTGATATGGCATGCACGCGGGGGCGCGACAACCCACCGGTGTTGGTAGGTGCTTCCAGTTCTTCTCAGCGATACTCCTTGGTGGCACCAGGGGGGGATTTTGGCCCCCTCGGGAGCAAAGGCGGCCAGCCCCAGTCTTCGAGGACGGGCTGGCCACCGAAGTTAGCGTGATAGGGACGGCGCTTCATCGCTCCATCGCGAAGCGCCGAGTCATGTCGCCCTAACACTGGGCAGCGCGGGTGTGGCAGGGACAGCGTCGGTTGCGCATTTCCCGGCGCCGAGTCGCGCCCGCGCTGCTTAGATAGGGATGTTAGCAAAAGTCTCGTGACACCCGGAGAGGGGGGGGGGATGACTAAGGTCACCGTCCACAAGGTTTTTCTCTACGAACCCCAGGAAGACGAGCCGCTTGTTTCTCGGCGAATGGCGACTCGCGCGGGCGCGGTCGCCATGTGCGGGGTAGTCATAGAAGGCACTGGGTGCGTGATAGACGCAACGGACCTTGAGACGGGAAACCAATGGACTGCGCTGGACTTCGACCCAGTCGCTGCGGGCCGCGAGAAAACCTAACCAAATCAATCAGAGCAACGCGCGACACCGGGTCAACAGGTGGGCAACCTGTAATGCGAGCGTCGCGCGTTGCAACTCAGAAAGGGGCTCGCCTCAAATTAGCTCGCATTCCTACTAACGAGATATCGCTGCCAGCTTCTGATATTTGAAGTGTGACCGAGCGGGCTGACGAGAAGCTGTCGAGACAATCCCGAAGAGATAATGATGCGGGCTCATGGCGTTCCGCAGAGGGGGGCGGGCGATGGCGCGGGTGCACAGCGATCCCTGTCAATTTAGACAGGTGCGCCCCTGCCTGATGTTGGCACATGATCATCACTGACGGAGGGCCAAAGCTATGCAGCGCTATTATTTCCCGATCATCCACAACGGTCGCTTTCAGCCAGACAGCGATGGCGAGGTGTTTGGCTCGGCCGATCTCGCGGGTCAATACGGCGCTCGTGTCGCGCAAGATATCGGCAGCGACCCAGACTACGATCCTTTTAGCGAAACTGTCGTGGTCGTGGTTGACGACTCCGGCACCGAGATCGCGCGGCACAGGGTTGAAGAGCGGCGGAGCGATGGAGGCGAGCCAAGCTCAGGCCGCGAGGAGGGGCTATGGCGTGGAGGGTCAGGTCCCGTTTGACTGGTCCTATGCCTGACGCTGTGGCACGGTGCAGCAAGTGGTTAACGAAGGCAGCTGATTCTCATTGGCAAGCGTACCACGAAGGGCTAGGAAGGCCTGGGTAGGGCGTGAATGGCTGGCGATACAACCTTTAAGCTTCGCTACGTGGGGACGCGCTTCAATGGCGCGCGGTTGCCCGTTGACGTGCTCACCGATCTTCCGGCCTTTCGAGATTTGCTCGTAGCCTTCGCTAAAGACGAATGGCGCGACCTAAATGCCGGTCGAAAGCGCGTTCCAAAGGGATTCGACAAGAGCATCAGTTTTGATCTGGTCGGGATAGACGATGGCAGTGCCGTTCCTCTCCTGAACTGGAGCCGAAACGCTGCGCAAGAAAACCTTCCAGGCTTCGAAGATGAACTGCAGGACATCGTGGGCGGCTCGTATTTGGATGTCGTTCAGCTAATTGATGGCGCTGGGCATGAGCAATTTCCCAAGTCTCTTTCCTCGGAGCACATACGCGCTCTAAACCGGCTTGGATCTGGCCTGAGAGAGCACGAGAAGATCGAGTTTCTAGGAAGCTCGGGACAGGATGGCAAAGTAGTTTATCTAGACAGCTACCGCAGAAAGGCCCTCATTACACGCGTGCGAGAGACATACCATGCGCGATTTGAAGGCGTTGGTATCTTGCGCGGATCATTCGCTGACGAGGTGATGGGACGTGTCGTTCTTGCCACGCCAGAGCACGGTGAGATCACCATTCCGCTCGAAAGTGATCGGGTAAAAGAAGAATTCGACGGCAATATTGATTCAGAAGTTCAATTCGATCTTCAGATTGAAATGGACAATGCCGACAGATTGCGCGGGGTCGTCGGTGTCTTCGATTTAGAGC includes the following:
- a CDS encoding DUF6894 family protein, yielding MQRYYFPIIHNGRFQPDSDGEVFGSADLAGQYGARVAQDIGSDPDYDPFSETVVVVVDDSGTEIARHRVEERRSDGGEPSSGREEGLWRGGSGPV
- the tnpC gene encoding IS66 family transposase, yielding MIEAERRRADDECSARLHVESELAASKESVERLELLVKEYERARFGKRSEKFNPDQMQLVLEDIEIAIAEVQERQDDRARRAGTAPSSRRTRRAARAFPAHLPRIEQVIEPENLECPCGCGRMVQIGEDRSRRLDVMAAQYRVIETVRPRYACAKGCTGVAQAPAPAHLVEGGIPTEALLAQVAVAKFSEHMPLYRQSQVLARHGIFIDRAVLADWMGTVAFHLAPLVERMSVVMKQSGRLFIDETRAPVLDPGRGRTKTGYLWAVLRDDRGHGGADPPIVVYHYAPGRGGDHAERILEGFDGILQVDGYQGYHRLARPKRKGGVPLRLAACWSHSRRKIIAATPKAGSPIAEAVLARIAALYAIEKEIRGADAPARQTTRNERSRPLVAELERFLREQAARLSPGSEMGKAIAYLLNHWDGLTLFLDDGCVEMDTNPVENQIRPLTLTRKNSLFAGHDEGGRSWARIASLIATCKINSVEPYVWMKATLKAIATGHPQSRIDELLPWSFGRTS
- a CDS encoding HK97 family phage prohead protease; translated protein: MADVITGFAVVFGDETVIAGEFRERIAPGAFTRTLKEKPDVVMLLDHDSGRVLGRTAAATLSLRENSAGLYFALTVDPSTPEGQTALGTVSRQDIRGCSFGFRVRAEEWQDGGDRLPLRTITDVDLFELTLTAFPAYPTTSAAMRSTANTNNQAARRRVEAKMRKRNIPLA
- a CDS encoding IS3-like element ISRj2 family transposase (programmed frameshift); the encoded protein is MTKKSRRTHSPAFKAKVALAAVKGDKTLAELAQLFDVHPNQITIWKNQLLEGAAGVFGHDKTSAETPVDLKALHAKIGELALENGFFVRRAHQGGPAERKAMIDRDHDLSIVRQAKVLKLARSTVYYEPRPVSAEDLALMRRLDELHLDYPFAGARMLRSLLRREGVYAGRRHIATLMKRMGIEAVYRRPNTSKPAPGHKIYPYLLRGLKIERPDHAWAMDITYIPMRRGFVYLAAVVDVFSRRVLAHRVSITMEAAFCVEAVQEALAKHGRPEIFNTDQGSQFTSLEFTDVLLDAKIAISMDGKGAWRDNVFVERLWRTVKYEEVYLRAYDSVSEARASIAKYLAFYNQGRPHSSLDGRTPDEAYFGTQAMVMAA
- a CDS encoding P27 family phage terminase small subunit; translation: MKHIIPKHLSAPTRRWIKQILADFDLESFHFRLLTKAGEAWDRSEQARELLAKEGITTPDRYGVAKTHPAIAIERDSRLAFARLLRELALDAAAPDSRPPRTPDYGSRR